From Heliomicrobium modesticaldum Ice1, a single genomic window includes:
- the glpA gene encoding anaerobic glycerol-3-phosphate dehydrogenase subunit GlpA, producing the protein MVTERVQVVVIGGGATGTGILRDLAMRGISALLVEQGDLAHGTSSRFHGLLHSGGRYAVKDKEAAKECIEENLLLRRLAPDCIEPTGGLFAQLPSDDPAYADQWVKACAEAGIETEELDVKTLIKKYPVLSPKITRAFTVPDAAVDGFRLLWSNVHSARRYGAQMANYSKLTAIHCSNGRVTGVEITNTLTGEKRPIECEMVINAAGAWAGEVTALAGLDVSIIKDKGTLLAFNHRLTNQVVNRLRPPGDADIFVPHGTITLLGTTSVAVDDPNSFKTTDKEVREMLAVGREMMPRIDDYRIIRAFAGVRPLYQADKGAGGRAVTRNFALIDHAQRDGLTGLISIVGGKFTTFRLMAEKTVDLAAKKLGNSTPCRTKEEPLSAAQPAELMERGKKVFGVPGAKKAAERLGQDFAKVVAEAEKDRTKRRMFCECEMVSAAEIDHVASDGDSKTLSDIRRKTRMGMGTCQGIFCSYRTLGAMSDHKQFTGTHREFLAEFLQNRWRGVRAVLWGQQLREAQLSSEIFCTLFGMERMK; encoded by the coding sequence ATGGTAACCGAACGCGTTCAGGTGGTGGTGATCGGAGGCGGCGCCACTGGGACAGGCATCCTGCGCGACCTGGCCATGCGGGGCATTTCGGCCCTCCTGGTTGAGCAAGGCGACTTGGCCCACGGCACCAGTTCCCGCTTCCACGGGCTGCTGCACAGCGGCGGTCGCTATGCCGTCAAGGACAAAGAGGCGGCGAAAGAGTGCATCGAAGAGAATCTCCTGCTGCGTCGCCTGGCGCCCGACTGCATCGAGCCGACGGGTGGCCTCTTCGCCCAACTGCCGAGCGACGACCCGGCCTATGCCGACCAGTGGGTGAAGGCTTGCGCTGAGGCGGGCATCGAAACGGAAGAACTCGACGTGAAGACTTTGATCAAAAAATACCCCGTCCTCTCACCGAAGATCACCCGCGCCTTTACGGTGCCCGATGCGGCCGTCGATGGCTTCCGTCTGCTCTGGAGCAACGTCCATTCGGCTCGACGTTACGGCGCCCAAATGGCCAACTACAGCAAACTGACGGCGATCCATTGTTCAAATGGCCGCGTCACCGGTGTGGAGATCACCAACACCCTAACCGGCGAAAAGCGCCCGATCGAATGCGAGATGGTGATCAACGCCGCCGGCGCCTGGGCCGGCGAAGTGACGGCACTGGCCGGCCTCGACGTGAGCATCATCAAGGATAAGGGCACCCTGCTCGCCTTTAACCATCGGTTGACCAACCAGGTCGTCAACCGCCTGCGCCCCCCCGGCGACGCCGACATCTTCGTTCCCCACGGCACCATTACGCTGCTGGGCACGACCTCAGTGGCGGTAGACGATCCCAACAGCTTTAAGACGACTGATAAAGAGGTCCGGGAGATGCTTGCCGTCGGCCGGGAGATGATGCCCCGCATCGACGACTACCGAATCATCCGGGCCTTTGCGGGCGTGCGGCCCCTTTACCAAGCGGACAAGGGCGCCGGAGGCCGGGCGGTGACGCGCAACTTCGCGCTCATCGACCACGCGCAACGTGATGGCCTCACCGGCCTGATCAGCATCGTCGGCGGCAAGTTCACCACCTTCCGGTTGATGGCCGAAAAGACCGTTGACCTGGCTGCCAAAAAACTCGGCAACAGCACCCCCTGTCGGACGAAGGAAGAACCCCTCAGCGCGGCCCAGCCGGCGGAACTGATGGAGCGGGGGAAAAAGGTCTTCGGCGTCCCCGGCGCCAAGAAGGCGGCAGAGCGGCTCGGACAAGATTTCGCCAAGGTCGTCGCTGAGGCGGAGAAAGACCGCACCAAGCGCCGCATGTTCTGCGAGTGCGAGATGGTCAGCGCCGCCGAGATCGACCATGTGGCCAGTGACGGCGACAGCAAGACCTTGAGCGATATCCGCCGCAAAACCCGCATGGGCATGGGCACCTGTCAGGGCATCTTCTGCAGCTACCGCACCCTGGGGGCGATGAGCGACCACAAGCAGTTCACCGGCACCCACCGCGAGTTTTTGGCTGAGTTTTTGCAAAACCGCTGGCGCGGCGTCCGGGCGGTCCTCTGGGGCCAGCAACTGCGGGAAGCCCAACTGTCCTCGGAGATCTTCTGCACACTCTTCGGCATGGAGAGAATGAAATGA
- the glpB gene encoding anaerobic glycerol-3-phosphate dehydrogenase subunit GlpB has product MMNKKTDVLIIGAGLSGLLAAAKAVESGKGVTVAAKGMGSLSLSSGCIDLWGYDIDDPQRVCQNPLAQIARLNEVNPEHPYTKVADVLEESLRYFQGLTERYGCPYRDNGGANWLLPTALGTFRPSFLAPPSMALRDLDKAKRIVIVGYEELKDFYPEVMASNLARNGNLPESVKLTVVKLRSAWKKLYATTLAHRLEQAEGIREAVEQIKAHIVDGTVVLFPPVLGERLDIDVTGQLAKALGAPVYEVANIPPALPGQRLQQLLLKHLRNAGVDVIIGCTFTGAKVEGNRCLQVTAEGAGKTFTFSAKTYILATGAFVGGGLDSRIGEAREVIFNLPVRTAEKWASGEFLSMNGHGFNRFGIAVNDRLQPLDREGRVCLENVRITGANLAGANGPIEKCGNGIAVASGYKAGKLAGEVAQ; this is encoded by the coding sequence ATGATGAATAAAAAAACAGATGTGTTGATCATAGGCGCCGGACTGTCCGGCCTGCTGGCCGCCGCCAAAGCGGTTGAATCGGGTAAAGGAGTCACTGTAGCCGCTAAAGGCATGGGCTCGCTCAGCCTGTCTTCAGGCTGCATCGACCTCTGGGGATACGACATCGATGACCCCCAACGGGTCTGCCAAAACCCTTTGGCCCAGATCGCCCGCCTGAACGAAGTAAACCCTGAACACCCCTACACGAAAGTGGCCGATGTGCTCGAAGAGAGCCTGCGCTACTTCCAGGGCCTGACGGAACGCTACGGCTGCCCGTACCGCGACAACGGCGGCGCCAACTGGCTGCTGCCGACAGCCCTCGGCACCTTCCGGCCCTCCTTCCTGGCGCCGCCTTCGATGGCCCTCAGGGACCTGGACAAGGCTAAGCGGATCGTCATCGTCGGCTATGAAGAACTGAAGGATTTTTACCCCGAAGTGATGGCTTCCAACCTGGCCCGCAACGGCAACCTGCCTGAATCGGTGAAGCTGACCGTCGTCAAGCTGCGCAGCGCCTGGAAAAAACTTTACGCCACCACCCTGGCCCACCGTTTAGAGCAAGCCGAGGGGATCCGGGAAGCGGTGGAGCAGATCAAAGCCCACATCGTCGATGGAACGGTGGTCCTCTTCCCGCCGGTGCTCGGCGAACGCCTCGATATCGACGTGACCGGCCAGCTCGCGAAAGCCCTGGGCGCACCCGTCTACGAAGTGGCCAACATCCCGCCGGCCCTCCCGGGACAGCGATTGCAGCAACTGCTGCTCAAGCACCTGCGCAACGCCGGCGTCGATGTGATCATCGGCTGCACCTTCACCGGCGCCAAGGTAGAGGGCAACCGCTGCCTTCAGGTGACAGCCGAAGGGGCAGGCAAGACCTTCACCTTCTCGGCCAAGACCTATATCCTGGCCACGGGCGCCTTCGTCGGCGGCGGCCTGGACAGCCGGATCGGCGAGGCGCGGGAAGTCATCTTCAACCTGCCTGTCCGCACGGCAGAAAAATGGGCTTCCGGCGAGTTCCTCTCCATGAACGGCCACGGCTTCAACCGCTTCGGCATCGCCGTCAACGATCGGTTGCAGCCCCTTGACAGGGAAGGCCGGGTCTGCCTGGAAAATGTGCGGATCACCGGCGCCAACCTGGCCGGCGCCAACGGTCCCATTGAGAAATGCGGCAACGGCATCGCCGTCGCTTCCGGCTACAAGGCCGGCAAGCTCGCCGGGGAGGTGGCACAATGA
- a CDS encoding anaerobic glycerol-3-phosphate dehydrogenase subunit C, with product MSQDRHLILDNCIKCNICVANCPVVKVTDQYAGPKQNGPDLERFRLDEPAAVHPSIGYCSNCKTCDFVCPSGVNVATMNCKAKGEYVALNGAPLRDQVLGRVELICKAAQIAPSIVNWAAGVGPFRAMGEALFGVAAQMPFPRFATKTFLQQFKPKKIAHPKGKVLYYPGCYVNYYTPEVGLALAKVFAHNGIEMVVDDFNCCGLPTVSNGLMDAAKAYGVNNLAKLNRYIKEGYAVVTTCPSCNLMLRQEYHELFDMDTTLVTENTYDAFEYLLMCHEKGQLDRNLKRLPRRYGYHQPCHLRAVGYGVPSLEILRLIPELQVTALDAGCCGLSGSYGFKKEKYPIAREIGQNIVRAVADTGVKQAVTECGMCQLQVNHVTGLPVVHPIQLLAEAYGL from the coding sequence ATGAGTCAGGACCGTCATCTCATCCTCGACAACTGCATCAAATGCAACATCTGTGTGGCCAACTGCCCCGTCGTCAAGGTGACCGACCAGTATGCCGGACCGAAACAGAACGGCCCCGACCTGGAGCGCTTCCGCCTCGACGAACCGGCCGCCGTTCATCCCTCCATCGGCTACTGCAGCAACTGCAAGACCTGTGACTTCGTCTGTCCCTCCGGCGTCAACGTAGCGACCATGAACTGCAAGGCCAAAGGGGAGTATGTGGCCCTCAACGGCGCCCCACTTCGCGACCAGGTGCTAGGCCGGGTCGAATTGATCTGCAAAGCCGCCCAGATCGCGCCGTCTATCGTCAACTGGGCCGCCGGCGTCGGTCCCTTCCGGGCCATGGGGGAAGCTCTCTTCGGCGTCGCCGCCCAAATGCCCTTCCCGCGCTTCGCCACCAAAACGTTCCTGCAACAGTTTAAGCCGAAAAAGATCGCCCACCCGAAAGGGAAGGTGCTCTATTATCCCGGCTGCTATGTGAACTACTACACCCCCGAGGTGGGCCTGGCGCTGGCTAAGGTCTTCGCCCACAACGGTATCGAGATGGTTGTCGATGACTTCAACTGCTGCGGCCTGCCGACCGTCTCCAACGGCCTCATGGATGCGGCCAAAGCCTACGGCGTCAACAACCTGGCCAAGCTGAACCGCTACATCAAGGAAGGCTACGCCGTCGTTACCACCTGTCCGAGCTGCAACCTGATGCTGCGTCAGGAGTACCATGAACTCTTCGACATGGACACGACCTTGGTGACGGAAAACACCTACGACGCCTTCGAGTACCTACTGATGTGCCATGAGAAGGGACAACTGGACAGGAACCTGAAACGGCTGCCCCGGCGTTACGGCTACCACCAGCCCTGTCACCTGCGCGCCGTCGGCTATGGCGTTCCCTCCCTGGAGATCCTGCGGCTCATCCCCGAACTCCAGGTAACTGCCCTCGACGCCGGTTGTTGCGGCCTTTCGGGCAGCTACGGCTTCAAAAAAGAAAAATACCCCATCGCCCGCGAGATCGGCCAGAACATCGTCCGGGCCGTGGCAGACACGGGCGTCAAACAGGCCGTCACCGAATGCGGCATGTGCCAGTTGCAGGTCAATCATGTGACCGGTCTGCCCGTGGTCCATCCCATCCAGCTGCTGGCTGAAGCTTACGGGCTGTAG
- the pyk gene encoding pyruvate kinase encodes MRRTKIVCTIGPASEHPDTLREIIRSGMNVARLNFSHGSHEEHGRRIENIRRIAAELGANVAILLDTKGPEIRTGDFAAPPIFLEAGQRFTLTTDPILGDASRVSVTYADLPKDVSPGVRILVDDGLIELEVEAVEGNDVICRVLNGGKVSNKKGVNVPGISINLPSVTEKDIADIRFGIEQKVDFIAASFVRKAADVLAIRKILEEGGADIEIISKIESSEAVDNLDEIIQASDGIMVARGDLGVEIPAEEVPILQKSIIAECNRLGKPVITATQMLDSMMNNPRPTRAEASDVANAIFDGTDAIMLSGETANGKYPVVAVQTMDRIARRAESSLQRNQPVHNGKTSVTDAIGQAVCVTATQLGAAAIITATASGYTARMIARYRPQAPIVAVTPRPEVLRRLALLWGVVPLPSVQLTDTDRMLATAVDVAVEHDLIQGGDLVVITAGVPVGVQGSTNLLKVHTVGKAAARGTGIVARSVTGKARVARTVTEAADLQAGEILIAIGTDADYVPYLKNAAAIVCEEGGLTSHAAIMALEYRIPAIVGVDNALSLFETGETITVDGRRGLIYRGTAKVL; translated from the coding sequence ATGCGAAGGACAAAAATCGTCTGCACCATCGGGCCGGCCAGTGAACACCCGGACACCCTGAGAGAGATCATCCGTTCCGGCATGAACGTGGCCCGCCTCAACTTCTCTCACGGCTCCCATGAGGAACATGGACGCCGCATAGAGAACATCCGCCGCATCGCTGCCGAACTCGGCGCCAACGTAGCCATCCTGCTGGATACCAAGGGACCGGAGATCCGCACCGGCGATTTTGCCGCTCCGCCGATCTTTTTGGAAGCAGGTCAGCGCTTCACCTTGACGACCGATCCCATCCTCGGCGACGCCTCGCGGGTCTCCGTCACCTATGCCGACCTGCCCAAGGACGTGTCGCCGGGCGTCCGCATCCTCGTCGATGACGGCCTCATCGAACTGGAAGTAGAGGCAGTCGAAGGCAACGACGTCATCTGCCGCGTCCTCAACGGCGGTAAGGTCTCCAACAAAAAAGGCGTCAATGTTCCCGGCATCTCCATCAACCTGCCCTCGGTCACCGAAAAGGACATCGCCGACATCCGCTTCGGCATCGAACAGAAGGTCGATTTCATCGCCGCTTCCTTCGTCCGCAAGGCCGCCGATGTGCTGGCTATCCGCAAGATCCTAGAAGAGGGCGGCGCTGACATCGAGATCATCTCCAAGATCGAGAGCAGCGAAGCGGTGGACAACCTGGACGAGATCATCCAGGCCTCTGACGGCATCATGGTCGCCCGGGGCGACCTGGGCGTGGAGATCCCCGCCGAAGAGGTGCCTATCCTGCAAAAATCGATCATCGCCGAATGCAACCGCCTCGGCAAACCGGTGATCACGGCCACCCAGATGCTCGACTCCATGATGAACAACCCCCGGCCGACCCGCGCCGAGGCCAGCGACGTGGCCAACGCCATCTTCGACGGCACCGACGCCATCATGCTCTCGGGCGAGACGGCCAACGGCAAGTACCCTGTCGTCGCCGTTCAGACGATGGACCGCATCGCCCGGCGCGCCGAATCGTCCTTGCAAAGGAACCAGCCGGTCCACAACGGCAAGACCAGCGTCACCGACGCCATCGGTCAGGCCGTCTGCGTCACAGCGACCCAATTGGGGGCGGCGGCCATCATCACCGCAACAGCCTCCGGTTACACGGCCCGCATGATCGCCCGCTACCGTCCCCAGGCGCCCATCGTCGCCGTCACCCCTCGACCGGAAGTGCTGCGCCGTTTGGCCCTCCTCTGGGGCGTCGTTCCCTTGCCATCGGTCCAATTGACCGATACGGACCGCATGCTGGCGACAGCCGTCGATGTGGCCGTCGAACATGACCTGATCCAAGGCGGCGACCTCGTCGTCATCACCGCCGGCGTGCCCGTCGGCGTGCAGGGCTCGACAAACCTGCTCAAGGTCCACACCGTCGGCAAAGCAGCGGCACGGGGCACCGGCATCGTCGCCCGGTCGGTCACCGGCAAGGCGAGGGTTGCCCGCACCGTCACCGAAGCTGCTGACCTGCAAGCAGGCGAGATCCTCATCGCCATCGGCACCGATGCCGACTACGTCCCTTACCTGAAAAACGCTGCCGCCATCGTCTGCGAAGAGGGCGGCCTCACCTCCCACGCCGCCATCATGGCCTTAGAGTACCGCATCCCTGCCATCGTCGGTGTCGACAATGCCCTGTCCCTCTTTGAGACAGGGGAGACGATCACCGTCGACGGCCGGCGCGGCCTGATCTACCGGGGGACGGCGAAAGTCCTCTAG
- the gap gene encoding type I glyceraldehyde-3-phosphate dehydrogenase encodes MTTKIAINGFGRIGRNVLRAMLKRDMLKAGSDLEIVALNDLTSPETLAHLLQYDSVHGELPYEVTVSDKAIAVNGVEIKVCAETDPAKLPWKELGVDIVVESTGRFTKGPDAAKHIQAGAKKVIISAPGKDIDATIVMGVNDHTYDAANHHVVSNASCTTNCLAPFAKVLHEQFGIVRGLMTTVHAYTNDQRILDLPHSDLRRARAAGQSIIPTTTGAAKAVALVLPELKGKLNGFAMRVPTPNVSVVDLVAELEKPATEEAINSALKAAAEGPLKGILAFCEKPLVSRDFNGNPHSSIVDAPSTMVLDGKMAKVVAWYDNEWGYSNRVVDLALLMAAKGL; translated from the coding sequence ATGACTACCAAAATCGCCATCAACGGATTTGGCCGGATCGGCCGCAACGTGCTGCGGGCCATGCTGAAGCGGGACATGCTGAAAGCCGGTTCTGACCTAGAGATCGTCGCCCTCAACGACCTGACCAGCCCGGAAACGCTGGCTCACCTGCTCCAGTACGACTCTGTCCATGGCGAACTGCCTTACGAAGTCACCGTCTCCGACAAGGCGATCGCCGTCAACGGCGTCGAGATCAAGGTCTGCGCCGAAACAGATCCCGCCAAACTGCCCTGGAAAGAGCTCGGCGTCGACATCGTCGTCGAATCGACAGGCCGCTTCACGAAAGGCCCCGATGCGGCCAAGCACATCCAGGCCGGCGCCAAAAAGGTGATCATCTCGGCTCCCGGCAAAGACATCGACGCCACCATCGTCATGGGCGTCAATGACCATACATACGACGCCGCCAACCACCACGTCGTCTCCAACGCCTCCTGCACCACCAACTGCCTGGCCCCCTTCGCCAAGGTGCTCCATGAGCAGTTCGGCATCGTCCGCGGCCTGATGACGACGGTTCACGCCTACACGAACGACCAGCGCATCCTCGACCTGCCCCACAGCGACCTGCGCCGCGCCCGCGCCGCCGGTCAGTCGATCATCCCCACCACCACCGGCGCCGCCAAGGCCGTCGCCCTCGTCCTGCCCGAACTGAAAGGCAAGCTGAACGGCTTTGCCATGCGCGTCCCCACCCCCAACGTCTCCGTCGTCGACTTGGTAGCTGAACTGGAAAAACCGGCCACCGAAGAAGCGATCAACAGCGCCCTGAAGGCCGCCGCTGAAGGCCCCTTAAAAGGCATCCTGGCCTTCTGTGAAAAACCCCTCGTCTCCCGCGACTTCAACGGCAATCCCCACTCCTCCATCGTCGACGCCCCCTCCACGATGGTCCTCGACGGCAAGATGGCCAAAGTCGTCGCCTGGTATGACAACGAGTGGGGCTATTCCAACCGCGTTGTCGACCTGGCCCTGCTGATGGCCGCAAAGGGGCTGTAA
- a CDS encoding phosphoglycerate kinase, translating into MEKISLRDIDVRGKRVLVREDLNVPLKKGVITDDTRIRMTLPTLQYLIDRGARVIVASHLGRPKGQPVDEFRLTPVAKRLAELLGKPVAKVDDVIGPEVQAAVAAMQEGDVLLLENVRFYKEEEKNDKAYAKALADLADIYVNDAFGTSHRAHASTAGVADFLPAVAGFLMEKELSMLGKAVTNPERPFVAVIGGAKVSDKIGVIENLLNKVDSLIIGGGMANTFLRALGYETGNSLVETDKVDLAGELILRAKAQKVNLLLPTDVVVAQAFEAGAPQKTVAVNAIEPGWMALDIGPETAKGYADVVKEAATVLWNGPMGVFEIDDFAKGTEAVARAMAECRGITVIGGGDSVAAVNKVGVAERMSHISTGGGASLEFLEGKTLPGVAVLRDKK; encoded by the coding sequence ATGGAGAAGATCTCCCTTCGCGATATCGACGTGCGGGGCAAGCGCGTCCTCGTCCGGGAGGACCTGAACGTCCCCCTCAAAAAGGGCGTCATCACCGACGACACGCGCATCCGCATGACCTTGCCGACGCTGCAATACCTGATCGACCGGGGGGCGCGGGTGATCGTCGCCTCCCACCTGGGCCGCCCGAAAGGCCAGCCTGTCGATGAATTCCGCCTGACCCCCGTGGCCAAGCGCCTGGCCGAGCTCCTCGGCAAACCAGTCGCCAAGGTCGACGACGTCATCGGTCCGGAAGTCCAGGCCGCCGTCGCTGCCATGCAAGAGGGCGACGTGCTTCTCTTAGAGAACGTCCGCTTCTATAAGGAAGAAGAAAAGAACGATAAGGCTTACGCCAAAGCCTTGGCCGACTTGGCCGACATCTACGTCAACGACGCCTTCGGCACCTCCCACCGCGCCCACGCCTCCACGGCTGGCGTCGCCGACTTCCTGCCGGCCGTGGCCGGATTTCTCATGGAAAAAGAGTTGTCCATGCTCGGCAAGGCCGTCACCAACCCGGAAAGACCCTTCGTCGCCGTCATCGGCGGCGCCAAGGTCTCTGACAAGATCGGCGTCATCGAAAACCTCTTGAACAAGGTGGACAGCCTGATCATTGGCGGCGGCATGGCCAACACCTTCCTGCGCGCCCTCGGCTACGAGACGGGCAATTCCCTCGTCGAGACCGATAAGGTCGACCTGGCCGGCGAACTGATCCTGCGCGCCAAGGCGCAGAAGGTCAACCTGCTGCTGCCCACCGATGTCGTCGTCGCCCAGGCCTTTGAGGCCGGCGCGCCCCAGAAGACGGTCGCCGTCAACGCCATCGAGCCCGGCTGGATGGCCCTCGACATCGGCCCCGAGACGGCCAAAGGCTACGCTGACGTGGTCAAAGAGGCGGCTACCGTGCTGTGGAACGGCCCCATGGGCGTCTTCGAGATCGACGACTTCGCCAAGGGAACGGAAGCCGTCGCCCGGGCCATGGCCGAGTGCCGGGGCATCACCGTCATCGGCGGCGGTGACTCGGTGGCCGCTGTCAACAAGGTCGGTGTGGCCGAACGGATGAGCCACATCTCCACCGGCGGCGGCGCCTCCCTGGAATTCCTGGAAGGCAAGACCTTGCCTGGCGTGGCCGTCCTACGGGACAAAAAATAG
- the tpiA gene encoding triose-phosphate isomerase gives MRRPIIAGNWKMHKTIAEAVQLAEALKRQQGEPQAEIVLCPPFTALAAVAAVIQDSPIALGAQNMHWEEQGAFTGEISPNMLKDVGCAYVILGHSERRQYFGETDELVNGKVKAALTHALTPIVCVGETLAQREAGETEAIVATQTRGALAGLAPEAVASLVIAYEPVWAIGTGKTASDDDAQQVIAFIRATVAAEFGNAAAEAVRIQYGGSVKAANAASLLSRPDIDGALVGGASLKAADFQGIIDGVR, from the coding sequence ATGCGCAGACCCATCATTGCCGGCAACTGGAAGATGCACAAGACCATTGCGGAGGCCGTTCAACTGGCCGAGGCCTTGAAAAGGCAGCAGGGAGAACCGCAGGCGGAGATCGTCCTCTGCCCGCCCTTTACGGCCCTGGCCGCCGTGGCAGCCGTCATCCAAGACAGCCCCATCGCCTTGGGCGCCCAGAACATGCACTGGGAAGAGCAGGGCGCCTTCACCGGCGAGATCTCACCGAATATGCTCAAAGACGTCGGCTGCGCCTATGTGATCCTCGGCCATTCGGAGCGGCGCCAGTACTTCGGTGAAACGGACGAACTCGTCAACGGCAAAGTGAAAGCCGCTCTCACCCATGCCTTGACGCCCATCGTCTGCGTCGGCGAGACCCTGGCCCAGCGGGAAGCGGGGGAGACGGAGGCCATCGTCGCCACCCAGACCCGCGGCGCCTTGGCCGGACTCGCGCCTGAGGCCGTCGCCTCCCTGGTCATCGCCTACGAGCCTGTCTGGGCCATCGGCACCGGCAAAACCGCCTCTGACGACGACGCCCAGCAGGTCATCGCCTTCATCCGCGCCACCGTGGCCGCCGAATTCGGCAACGCGGCGGCAGAGGCGGTCCGCATCCAATACGGCGGCAGCGTGAAAGCGGCCAATGCGGCGAGCCTCCTCTCCCGCCCCGACATTGACGGCGCCCTCGTCGGAGGCGCCAGTTTGAAAGCGGCAGATTTTCAAGGGATCATCGACGGCGTCCGCTAG